The genomic interval GAAGGCGATCAAGTCCGCCAAGGCGCGACGATTGGATATGTCGGCATGACGGGCAACGCGCCGGTGCCGCATCTGCATTTCGAGATTCAACGTTTGCGTGGGACCGAGCGCCGCTGGTGGCAGGCGGACTCGATGAACCCGTACCCGTACCTGATGACGGGTGTGCCGCCGACTTAGGCTTTCGCTTCCGCGCGCAGCGGGCCGTTCCACACTTTGCCGATGCGGACATCGACTTCCGGGCCGAGGTTGAACCAGGCCAAGCGATCGCGGGTAGCGTCGACCACGACAAAGCGATCGCCGCGTTCGAGTGTTTGCGAAAGCGTGTTGCGAACAACGCCAGAGGTGAACTTGGTGCGCACGAGCCAGAGGCCGGGCGCGAGGTCGCAGACTTGGCCCATGCTTTCGAGCGCCGCCATGAACGCCATCCACGAACCGGAGATGATCTCGGCGTGGACGAAGATGTTGGCGGCTTCCGAAGCGCCGGCGTCGTTGCTAGCTTTCGGCGTGCGCATGGCGCGCAGTTCGGTCACGCGGCGGGCTTCGGTCCAACCGGTGTCGGGCTGTTGCGAAACCATTGATGTCTGGCGCACGCGGCCTTCCGCGAGAAAGCGCGCCATTTGCTCAAGGGAGTATGGGCCAAACGCTTTGCCGCGGATCTGCACCCACCAGGTCGAGGCGGTTGCGATCTTGGGAGGGGCGACGTCGCTCACGGGCTCATGCTCCAATTCAGCACGATGAGTTACTCGCCTCATCGGTGAAGTGGAACGGAAGCAATCGCCGTGCCGGAGAAGAGTTTATTAGGGACGTTTGTGCTGGTCGAAGTCGATGGCGAAGCCGCCCTCGATTAAGCGAGCCACGCGGCCATACACCGTGCCCACCCGGACCCACACGCCAATCAGGGGCGGCGGCCGCTTACTCTTTATGGTGATGCCGGCGAGCGAGAAGTCGACGACTTCGCCCTCGTACGCTTCGCCAGTCTCGAATTCGAGTTTCACCAGCTGAGCGCCGTCGCTGATCGTCGGGCGCACCGGCGCCTCGATCCCGAGATCGCGGTTAACGATCAGTGTCAATTGCTCGGCGAGCTTCTCGCGCTTGTGCGCAGTGAAGTCGAAGATGACAGCGACTTCGCCTTCGCCGCAGCTGCGCGCGACTTTGCCGGACACGCGGCCGATGCCTTCAAGATAGATAATGACGCGTTCGCCGATCGGCGGCAGCGTGGTGGCCGCGATGCGGACGTCACCGGGCGAAATGTCTTCAGTCCGGCAATCGTGTTCGCGCCCGAACGTATCCAGCAGCCGGCCGCTGACTTGGATCGGCATGCGGCGGAAGCGGCGGCGTTCGCGCAGGCCGACCTGAGCGGCGGTGAGCCGGCGCGCGGCGGCGGCGAGATCGAGCTTTGCTGCAATCTGGGTCATCGCATCATCAATGCACTGTTCACCGTAAACGTTTGATTAAGCTTTGACGGAGGGGCAGGGCTTGGCGCCGGGGCGGCGGGCGCGCAAAGGTTCCGGCAACCATAAGAGGGACGGAAACGTGGCGGATATAGAGAGTGGCGATCGCTTCGATTACGTGATCGTGGGCGCCGGCAGCGCCGGGTGCGTGCTGGCGACCCGGCTGAGCGAAGACCCGAATATCAGTGTCGCGCTGCTGGAGGCGGGCGGCCATAACGACACCCTGCTCGTGAACATGCCGGCGGGCGCCAGCCAGCTCTTCAACAACAAGAACGCGACGAACTGGGCGTTCGAGACAGCGCCGCAAGCTGAGCTCGGTGGCCGGCGTCTGTTTCAGCCGCGCGGACGCGGTTGGGGTGGCTCATCCTCGATCAACGCGATGATGTATATCCGCGGCCACGCGCGCGATTACGATCACTGGCGCCAGACGGGCCTGACCGGCTGGGGCTATGCGGACGTGCTGCCCTACTTCAAGCGCTCGCAGAACAACGAGACCGGCGGCGATGCTTGGAACGGCGAAGGCGGGCCGCTCTACGTTTCCAAAAGCCCGCCTGGGTATCCGCTGCAGAAGGTGTTCATCCGCGCCGCCGCGCAAGCCGGCTTCCCGGTCACGCGCGACTTCAACGGCTATCAGCAGGAAGGCGCCGGCATCTACAGCCTGACCATCAAGGATGGGAAACGCTGGTCGACAGCGAACGCGTATCTGCGCCCGGTTGTCGGTACGCGCCCGAACTTGACGGTGATCTCCAACGCGCATGCTGGGCGCATCATCATTGAGCGCAACATGGCGGTCGGTGTTGAGTATTCCGCCGGCCTCGGCAAGCCGGTGAAGACTGTTTACGCCAAGCGC from Terricaulis silvestris carries:
- a CDS encoding DUF4339 domain-containing protein, with the protein product MSDVAPPKIATASTWWVQIRGKAFGPYSLEQMARFLAEGRVRQTSMVSQQPDTGWTEARRVTELRAMRTPKASNDAGASEAANIFVHAEIISGSWMAFMAALESMGQVCDLAPGLWLVRTKFTSGVVRNTLSQTLERGDRFVVVDATRDRLAWFNLGPEVDVRIGKVWNGPLRAEAKA
- a CDS encoding PilZ domain-containing protein, whose product is MTQIAAKLDLAAAARRLTAAQVGLRERRRFRRMPIQVSGRLLDTFGREHDCRTEDISPGDVRIAATTLPPIGERVIIYLEGIGRVSGKVARSCGEGEVAVIFDFTAHKREKLAEQLTLIVNRDLGIEAPVRPTISDGAQLVKLEFETGEAYEGEVVDFSLAGITIKSKRPPPLIGVWVRVGTVYGRVARLIEGGFAIDFDQHKRP